A region from the Myxococcales bacterium genome encodes:
- a CDS encoding ABC transporter ATP-binding protein, protein MTHRSTTEEGSSVLEATDIVKTFGEGEGATLVLRGVSAKVERGEFVALVGPSGSGKSTFLSIAGTLLTPSGGSLRIAGVSALGLGEAALSEVRNRHLGFVFQFHHLLVDFTALENVLMPVYGAHTWHKAEFGARARELLDRVGLTHRMSLRASKLSGGQKQRVAVARALIMKPALILADEPTGNLDRKSSDEVLALLRELSKDEGTAFLISTHDESIARRCDRVLSMEDGRLVGS, encoded by the coding sequence ATGACGCACCGGAGCACGACGGAGGAGGGCAGCAGCGTCCTCGAAGCGACCGACATCGTGAAGACCTTTGGTGAAGGGGAGGGCGCCACGCTTGTCCTTCGAGGCGTCTCCGCGAAGGTCGAGCGCGGCGAGTTCGTGGCCCTCGTGGGACCGAGCGGCAGCGGCAAGAGCACGTTCCTCTCCATCGCGGGAACGCTGCTGACGCCGAGCGGCGGTTCCCTTCGCATCGCCGGCGTTAGTGCGCTTGGGCTTGGTGAAGCGGCGCTGTCGGAGGTTCGGAATCGGCACCTCGGGTTCGTCTTTCAGTTCCACCATCTCCTCGTAGACTTCACGGCTCTCGAAAACGTGCTCATGCCGGTCTACGGCGCGCACACGTGGCACAAGGCGGAGTTCGGCGCACGCGCACGGGAGCTGCTCGATCGGGTTGGCCTCACGCACCGCATGTCGTTGCGGGCCTCCAAGCTGTCCGGTGGTCAGAAGCAGCGCGTGGCCGTGGCCCGAGCGCTGATCATGAAGCCGGCCCTCATCTTGGCCGACGAGCCCACGGGGAACTTGGACCGCAAGAGCTCCGACGAGGTCTTGGCTCTCCTCCGCGAGCTTTCCAAGGACGAGGGAACGGCGTTTCTCATCAGCACCCACGACGAGTCGATCGCGCGGCGCTGTGATCGCGTCCTCTCGATGGAGGACGGCAGGCTCGTTGGTTCTTAG